The bacterium genome has a segment encoding these proteins:
- a CDS encoding ATPase, T2SS/T4P/T4SS family — translation MNGFVDSVKVVDRESGLNSIFNRILSQIPENIDLLESQQMIADSVSHLSNAERSAIRNLFESFLVHMRELEASDIEMGGATANSHIWFRVQGQKKPRTELGIWPTEQTDIIAHCLLSDKQRERLFTRRAVDFSYAMQRPEGLWRWRASLYFDMGHLALNMRAILGTVYPYAKLGFHPVISRAFSLRYEKQGLILFTGITGSGKSTSLDSIIDANNRSVDGHIVIIGDPIEYIHTSKLCIIRHREVGRDVNSFKDGAIQALRQDPDIIVVGEMRDPDTIMTCLEIVDTGHKVFSTLHTGSAVETIDRIIAETPTEEQERVRNRLADVLRVVISQKLLPGIDGRLIMAKEVLLVTTSVRAAIRNRNVQEIYQMISENNRVGMITLEQDLVRLVHERLIDEKVALDYANNKRRFQELMGY, via the coding sequence ATGAATGGATTTGTTGACAGTGTGAAGGTCGTGGATCGCGAGAGCGGATTGAACTCCATCTTCAACCGTATCTTGAGCCAAATCCCGGAGAATATCGACCTTCTTGAATCGCAGCAGATGATAGCGGATTCTGTCTCTCACCTTTCGAATGCTGAACGAAGTGCGATCCGCAATCTTTTCGAAAGTTTTCTCGTTCACATGCGCGAGCTCGAAGCATCGGATATCGAAATGGGAGGTGCGACAGCCAATTCGCATATATGGTTCCGGGTGCAGGGGCAGAAGAAACCCAGGACGGAGTTGGGTATCTGGCCGACAGAGCAGACCGATATTATCGCCCATTGTTTGCTCTCGGACAAACAGCGGGAACGGCTTTTCACCCGGCGTGCCGTGGATTTCTCCTATGCCATGCAGCGTCCGGAGGGCCTCTGGCGTTGGCGCGCTTCTCTCTATTTTGATATGGGCCACCTCGCACTGAACATGCGTGCCATTCTCGGTACAGTCTATCCATACGCCAAACTCGGATTTCATCCGGTCATTTCCCGGGCTTTTTCGTTGCGCTATGAAAAGCAGGGGCTGATTCTTTTTACCGGCATCACCGGCTCCGGCAAGAGCACCTCTCTGGACAGCATCATTGACGCCAATAACCGTTCGGTGGATGGCCACATCGTTATCATCGGCGATCCAATCGAGTACATCCACACCTCCAAACTGTGCATCATTCGCCATCGGGAGGTGGGACGTGATGTCAATTCCTTCAAGGACGGCGCCATCCAGGCCCTGCGGCAGGATCCCGACATCATTGTGGTCGGCGAAATGCGCGATCCCGATACCATCATGACCTGCCTGGAGATCGTGGATACGGGGCATAAGGTCTTTTCGACCCTCCACACCGGCAGCGCAGTGGAGACTATCGACCGTATCATCGCCGAAACGCCGACGGAGGAGCAGGAACGAGTCCGCAACCGTCTTGCCGATGTCCTGAGAGTAGTTATTTCGCAAAAGCTACTGCCGGGGATTGACGGACGCCTGATCATGGCCAAAGAGGTTTTGCTGGTTACCACTTCGGTACGGGCTGCCATTCGTAACCGCAATGTGCAGGAGATATACCAGATGATCAGCGAAAATAACCGTGTGGGGATGATCACGCTCGAACAGGATCTCGTCCGCCTCGTGCATGAACGGCTGATCGATGAAAAAGTCGCGCTGGATTATGCCAACAATAAACGTCGCTTTCAGGAATTAATGGGTTATTAG
- a CDS encoding response regulator, with amino-acid sequence MREVLIVDYDPELREQAGHVLNGGVYSVTFASDGMEALRIVKAKHFDLILVDLLMPGALNGLQVLQGLQRHAPDSPLVVMSDRNGHQELETALRYGAREVLLKPVHKELMKAVADKLTGCAPLHSGADPAAAPAAGVRAEHSDAAGISAAPLETAGCKAAASANSDARTGLPSDHGAQHSATTAPQQGTTAGLIPEDFRARIFTGVPEASLKSLMSQGEYVQLQGSEEYSLDICRSMAILIKGQARCWYKGLLVRILDPGDSIGEASLFSKTAASLTLEVDGTSELLLCVFSRKVLRLFFQNLGYSHLLHFSARVVQDLLDSLEHMYEEMSQSQLAALGIGTEEPRDPLLEETMDSDHEWIC; translated from the coding sequence ATGCGTGAAGTATTGATCGTCGATTACGATCCCGAGCTGCGCGAACAGGCTGGCCACGTCCTCAACGGCGGCGTCTATTCCGTGACCTTCGCCAGCGACGGGATGGAAGCCCTGAGAATCGTCAAGGCGAAGCATTTCGATCTGATTTTGGTCGATCTGCTGATGCCAGGAGCGCTCAACGGGCTTCAGGTTCTGCAGGGTTTGCAGCGGCATGCTCCGGACTCGCCGCTGGTGGTGATGAGCGACCGCAACGGGCATCAGGAACTCGAGACCGCCCTTCGCTACGGCGCCAGGGAAGTCCTGCTCAAACCGGTGCACAAGGAATTGATGAAGGCGGTGGCCGACAAACTGACGGGCTGCGCCCCGCTGCACAGCGGTGCCGATCCGGCAGCTGCGCCTGCTGCCGGTGTGCGGGCCGAACACTCAGATGCCGCCGGAATCAGCGCGGCCCCGCTCGAAACTGCCGGATGCAAGGCGGCGGCATCTGCGAACTCCGACGCCAGGACCGGTCTGCCCAGTGACCATGGGGCACAGCATAGCGCAACTACAGCGCCGCAGCAGGGCACGACGGCCGGCCTCATTCCGGAAGATTTCCGTGCCAGAATATTCACCGGCGTACCAGAGGCCAGTCTTAAATCGCTGATGAGTCAAGGTGAGTACGTACAACTGCAGGGGAGCGAGGAGTATTCTCTCGATATCTGCAGATCCATGGCCATCCTCATTAAAGGACAGGCCCGCTGCTGGTATAAGGGACTGCTCGTCCGGATCCTGGATCCCGGCGATTCGATCGGCGAAGCGTCGCTCTTCAGTAAAACTGCGGCAAGTTTGACCTTGGAGGTAGATGGCACCAGCGAACTGCTGCTCTGCGTCTTCTCACGAAAGGTGCTGCGTCTTTTTTTCCAGAACCTCGGCTATTCACATCTGCTCCATTTTTCTGCACGGGTGGTACAGGATCTTTTAGACAGTCTGGAGCATATGTACGAAGAGATGAGCCAGTCCCAACTGGCTGCGCTGGGAATCGGAACAGAAGAGCCGCGCGATCCACTCCTCGAGGAAACCATGGACAGCGATCATGAATGGATTTGTTGA